One window of Leopardus geoffroyi isolate Oge1 chromosome B3, O.geoffroyi_Oge1_pat1.0, whole genome shotgun sequence genomic DNA carries:
- the CB3H14orf180 gene encoding nutritionally-regulated adipose and cardiac enriched protein homolog isoform X1: protein MKRPLRARRSLGQGGHRQQGVHHGHQGTRPAQVPRRLPAPAAVRVSPAGARAGSVLRPGRAGDAGPRGPPGPAPRACPAPEAHGRHLLARPAAAVTAAGCSPPPPRPPSCRAGAPAGVWGLPGWGVGGSRSPGSGASGGPPIQSGPRLYVWGSTVRFYQKTGSSACFGPRRALIPVGTLRILGPGPEADAWGPLKTGTPALCPRDPSEGKLDLAAWGLRGLDLTRVWLLAWGPPHCGRERTGRGLASPLGAGGGAPASGPRSDPEASGALSCPGGNMCRPRPPLSTRSGREAARSARTPTASGARHVRPDPRWWHTPATVPPSPVTLCGHRAIAGAARPWGPVWSGPLPGGGPGKSGEARGQTPGGTARKTPSPAATRRQASTGRPMPCCSFPG from the exons ATGAAGAGGCCGCTCCGAGCTCGCCgcagcctggggcagggagg ACATCGCCAGCAGGGAGTCCACCACGGCCACCAAGG cacTCGGCCGGCCCAGGTCCCGCGGCGGCTCCCTGCTCCTGCGGCTGTCCGTGTGTCTCCTGCTGGTGCTCGTGCTGGGTCTGTACTGCGGCCGGGCCGAGCGGGTGACGCTGGCCCTCGAGGACCTCCGGGCCCGGCTCCTCGCGCTTGCCCTGCGCCTGAGGCACACGGCCGTCACCTGCTGGCACGGCCTGCTGCAGCTGTGACCGCGGCCGGAtgctcgcccccacccccacggcccCCGTCGTGCAGGGCGGGAGCCCCCGCTGGGGTCTGGGggctcccggggtggggggtggggggctcccggAGCCCTGGCTCTGGAGCATCAGGCGGCCCACCCATCCAGTCAGGGCCCCGCTTGTACGTGTGGGGGTCCACCGTGAGGTTCTACCAGAAAACCGGTTCCTCTGCCTGCTTTGGGCCCCGGAGAGCCCTCATCCCAGTGGGAACGCTCCGTATCCTTGGGCCAGGCCCGGAGGCGGACGCGTGGGGCCCCTTGAAGACAGGGACACCGGCCCTGTGCCCGCGAGACCCCTCGGAGGGAAAACTGGACCTTGCTGCTTGGGGCTTGCGGGGCCTGGACCTCACACGGGTCTGGCTGTTGGCGTGGGGCCCTCCCCACTGCGGCCGCGAGCGTACAGGGCGGGGCCTGGCATCTCCCCTTGGTGCTGGTGGTGGGGCCCCAGCCTCCGGGCCCAGGTCTGACCCCGAGGCCTCAGGGGCCCTCTCGTGCCCCGGGGGAAACATGTGCCGCCCGCGACCTCCGCTGTCCACCCGGAGCGGCCGAGAGGCAGCCCGCTCTGCCCGGACCCCCACCGCCTCCGGAGCACGGCACGTGCGCCCGGACCCCAGGTGGTGGCACACGCCAGCCACAGTGCCTCCGAGTCCCGTGACCCTGTGCGGACACCGTGCCATCGCCGGTGCTGCAAGGCCATGGGGACCCGTGTGGTCCGGACCCCTGCCTGGAGGGGGGCCTGGAAAAAGCGGGGAGGCCCGTGGTCAGACACCAGGAGGGACTGCCAGGAAGACGCCATCTCCCGCAGCAACCCGCAGACAAGCGTCCACGGGACGGCCAATGCCGTGCTGCTCCTTCCCGGGGTGA
- the TMEM179 gene encoding transmembrane protein 179, which produces MALNNFLFAQCVCYFLAFLFSFVVVVPLSENGHDFRGRCLLFTEGMWLSANLTVQERERFTVQEWGPPAACRFSLLASLLSLLLAAAHAWRTLFFLCKGHEGSFLYAFLNLLVSASVVFLVFIASTIVSVGFTMWCDAITEKGTVSHSCEELQDINLELNVDNSAFYDQFAIAQFGLWASWLAWLAVTILAFLKVCHNYRQEDLLDRLVHEKELLLARPTPRTSFQEEKSAVI; this is translated from the exons ATGGCGCTCAACAATTTCCTCTTCGCGCAGTGCGTCTGCTACTTCCTGGCCTTCCTCTTCAGCTTCGTGGTGGTGGTGCCGCTGTCCGAGAACGGCCACGACTTCCGCGGCCGCTGCCTGCTGTTCACCGAGGGCATGTGGCTGAGCGCCAACCTGACGGTGCAGGAGCGCGAGCGCTTCACGGTGCAGGAGTGGGGCCCGCCGGCCGCCTGCCGCTTCAGCCTGCTCGCCAGCCTCCTCTCGCTGCTGCTCGCCGCCGCGCACGCCTGGCGCACGCTCTTCTTCCTGTGCAAGGGACACGAGGG CTCCTTCCTCTACGCCTTCCTGAACCTTCTGGTCAGCGCCTCTGTGGTCTTTCTCGTCTTCATCGCCAGCACCATTGTGAGCGTGGGCTTCACCATGTGGTGTGATGCCATCACCGAGAAGGGCACCGTGTCCCACAG CTGCGAAGAGCTCCAGGACATCAACTTGGAGCTTAACGTGGACAACTCTGCCTTCTACGACCAGTTTGCCATCGCCCAG TTCGGCCTCTGGGCCTCGTGGCTGGCCTGGCTGGCCGTCACCATCCTGGCTTTCCTGAAAGTCTGCCACAACTACCGCCAGGAGGACCTGTTGGACCGCCTGGTCCATGAGAAGGAGCTGCTGCTGGCCAGGCCGACCCCCCGCACCTCCTTCCAGGAGGAGAAGAGCGCGGTCATCTAG
- the CB3H14orf180 gene encoding nutritionally-regulated adipose and cardiac enriched protein homolog isoform X2 — translation MRTAGQTLSPDSRPETRHQTRKNEEAAPSSPQPGAGREGYKRCPPSILRQSRPERRSRGAEPQKTARHVRFREPPEVAVHYIASRESTTATKALGRPRSRGGSLLLRLSVCLLLVLVLGLYCGRAERVTLALEDLRARLLALALRLRHTAVTCWHGLLQL, via the exons ATGAGGACTGCAGGGCAGACCTTGAGCCCCGACTCCCGGCCAGAGACGCGACATCAGACCAGAAAGAATGAAGAGGCCGCTCCGAGCTCGCCgcagcctggggcagggagg GAGGGCTACAAGAGGTGTCCCCCTTCCATCCTGAGGCAGAGCCGGCCGGAGCGCCGCAGCCGCGGGGCCGAGCCACAGAAGACCGCCAGGCACGTGCGGTTCCGGGAGCCCCCGGAGGTGGCCGTCCACT ACATCGCCAGCAGGGAGTCCACCACGGCCACCAAGG cacTCGGCCGGCCCAGGTCCCGCGGCGGCTCCCTGCTCCTGCGGCTGTCCGTGTGTCTCCTGCTGGTGCTCGTGCTGGGTCTGTACTGCGGCCGGGCCGAGCGGGTGACGCTGGCCCTCGAGGACCTCCGGGCCCGGCTCCTCGCGCTTGCCCTGCGCCTGAGGCACACGGCCGTCACCTGCTGGCACGGCCTGCTGCAGCTGTGA